From Salvia splendens isolate huo1 chromosome 3, SspV2, whole genome shotgun sequence, a single genomic window includes:
- the LOC121797459 gene encoding DNA-directed RNA polymerases II and V subunit 8A-like — protein MVETLFEDIFRIDAIDPDGKKFDRVSRISARSEQFDMLMHLDINTEIYPMRAGEKFMMVLASTLNLDGTPDSGYYTPGNKKSLADKFDYVMQGKLYRISEESSEKQVKADIYVSFGGLLMMLKGDPSIAARFELDQRLFILIRKV, from the exons ATGGTGGAGACACTTTTTGAAGATATATTCCGAATTGATGCAATTGATCCAGACGGAAAAAAGTTTGATCGGG TCTCTCGTATTTCCGCTAGGAGTGAGCAGTTTGACATGCTGATGCACCTTGATATCAACACTGAGATTTATCCTATGCGTGCTGGGGAGAAGTTCATGATGGTATTAGCATCCACTCTGAACTTGGACGGAACGCCCGACTCTGGCTATTACACTCcg GGTAACAAGAAGTCGCTTGCAGATAAGTTCGACTATGTCATGCAAGGTAAACTGTACAGAATCTCTGAGGAATCTAGCGAGAAGCAAGTCAAAGC GGATATATATGTCTCGTTCGGTGGACTTCTGATGATGCTGAAGGGGGATCCTTCCATTGCCGCTAGATTTGAGCTTGACCAGAGGTTGTTTATTCTAATTAGGAAGGTTTAA
- the LOC121796417 gene encoding probable serine/threonine-protein kinase PBL3 — protein sequence MFHIFGVQELNAKLSNYCYGTDDPTGEMTSIPTRQIFVSPGYTPPEYISKGRLTTKSNAYTFGVVLLELLSGTVVSNLNLEQSYFNNKSKLLQIMDIRLEGQYSRVVKLALKCQNLDPKSRPRMSDVVVALEQLQLARP from the exons ATGTTTCATATATTTGGTGTGCAGGAATTGAATGCTAAGCTATCTAACTACTGTTACGGTACAGATGATCCTACCGGTGAAATGACTTCCATACCAACTCGTCAAATATTCGTTTCACCTGGCTATACTCCACCTGAATATATATCGAAAG GTCGCCTGACTACTAAATCGAATGCATACACCTTTGGAGTTGTTTTACTGGAATTGCTATCTGGCACTGTCGTATCAAACTTGAACTTGGAACAATCCTACTTTAATAATAAGTCGAAATTACTGCAGATTATGGACATCCGATTAGAGGGTCAGTACTCTCGTGTCGTGAAGCTTGCATTGAAGTGCCAAAACCTGGACCCAAAATCGAGACCAAGAATGAGTGATGTTGTGGTTGCACTAGAGCAGTTGCAACTTGCAAGGCCATGA
- the LOC121793600 gene encoding probable E3 ubiquitin-protein ligase RHA4A has product MKSPPQSQSPPHQYPQEIQLKLYQAFIFSIPILFSIILFLLFYLFYLKRRANSSSSAAAPPLLPTAAAADATTPLDLKVEVKNMLCQILYDDSMKSRDSLCCVCLGEFELKEELLQVPVCKHIFHVDCIRHWLHNHSTCPLCRAPVAPASVDNSKPRLPDAAPTHQHHITITSEGSTSIVA; this is encoded by the exons ATGAAGTCTCCTCCCCAATCTCAGAGCCCTCCTCACCAATATCCTCAAGAAATCCAGCTTAAGCTATATCAAgcttttatattttcaattcCAATCCTTTTCTCAATcattttatttctcttattCTACCTTTTTTACCTCAAGAGAAGAGCCAACTCCTCTTCTTCCGCCGCCGCGCCTCCTCTTCtccccaccgccgccgccgccgatgCTACTACGCCG TTGGATTTGAAAGTTGAAGTGAAGAACATGCTATGCCAAATCCTCTACGATGACTCTATGAAATCAAGGGATTCATT GTGTTGTGTTTGCTTGGGAGAGTTCGAGTTGAAAGAGGAGCTGCTTCAAGTGCCGGTATGCAAGCACATTTTCCACGTGGACTGCATCCGCCACTGGCTCCATAACCACTCTACTTGTCCACTATGTAGAGcccccgttgcgcccgcctctGTTGATAACTCGAAGCCGCGACTCCCCGACGCCGCTCCCACGCACCAACACCATATAACCATAACATCTGAGGGATCAACAAGTATTGTTGCTTAG